The Erwinia sorbitola nucleotide sequence GGGCGGTAAACCAGTGCAATAGTGCGCTGCGGTACAGGTTTGTAGCAAGGCAGATAGCAGACGCCATCACGCACCCGCTCGTTCGGCACGGCAAGCGAAGGCAAGAGCGTGATACCGCTACCTGCCGCGACCATATTGCGCAGCGTCTCCAGACTGGTAGCGCGGAAATGGGTATCTTCATCGGCTCCCGCCTGGAAGCAAAAGCCCATCGCCTGATCGCGCAGACAGTGACCATCTTCCAGCATCAACAGTTTTTCCCCTGCCAGATCTGACATCGGTACACGATCGCGGTCATGCCACGGGTGATCGGCGTAGATCGCCAGCTTCATTGGCTCATCAAACAGCGGAACTTCAATAAATGCTTCCGACTCTTTTACCAGTGCGAGAATGGCACAATCCAGCTTGCCGCTGTCGAGCTGCGCCAGCAGCTGCTGCGTCTGCGCTTCATGCAGATACATTTCGAGTTTAGGGAAGGTCTGATGCAAGGTAGGGATAATCTGTGGCAGCAGATATGGGCCAACGGTAGGGATCAGGCCTATATGCAGCGGTCCGGACATCGCCTCGCCCTGCTGGCTGGCCATCTCTTTCAATACTTTCACTTCACGCAGCACGGTACGTGCCTGATCCACCAGCAGCAAACCGGCCTGAGTGAATAACACTTTGCGGCTGGTACGCTCCAGCAGCATCACTCCCAGCTCATCTTCCAGCTTACGAATCTGGCCGCTTAACGTTGGTTGACTCACATGGCAGGCATCGGCTGCACGACGGAAATGGCGGTGTTCTGCCAGTGAAACCAGATATTCCAGATCACGAATGTTCATCTTAATCCTCTATTTCACGATAGACCGTGACGATAGATAGCATAGCAACCAACGATTATCCCTATCAAGCATCAATAATGATAATGTGCCGGTGCCAGAACATGAGCACACCTAATTTTATAATCTTGAGGTCTTTTATGTTTGCAAGTCAGGAAGGTAAGTCTGTCCCGCAGGTCACTTTTCACACACGTCAGGGCGACAGTTGGGTCGATGTCACCACTGATGAGCTGTTTAAAGACAAAACCGTGATCGTCTTTTCACTGCCGGGTGCCTTTACCCCCACCTGCTCCTCCAGCCATCTGCCACGCTACAACGAACTGGCTGATGTATTTAAAAAACATGGCGTAGACAGCATCCTGTGCGTTTCTGTCAACGATACGTTTGTGATGAATGCCTGGAAAGCCGATCAGCATGCCGGACACATCACCTTTATCCCCGATGGCAACGGCGAGTTCACTCGCGGCATGGAAATGCTGGTCGAAAAAGCCGATCTCGGCTTTGGCCCGCGCTCCTGGCGTTACTCCATGCTGGTACGTAACGGCGTGGTAGAGAAAATGTTTGTTGAGCCAAACAAACCGGGTGACCCGTTTGAGGTATCTGATGCAGATACCATGCTGCGCTATGTAGCGCCGGAGTTTAAGGTGCAGGAGTCCGTATCGCTGTTCACTAAGCCGGGCTGTACATTCTGCGCTAAAGCCAAGCAGATGCTGTTAGATCGCGGGATTAAGTTCGAAGAGATCGTTCTGGGCCAGGATGCAACCACCGTCAGCCTGCGCGCTATGACTGGCCGTGCTACCGTACCTCAGGTATTTATCGGCGGACGTCATATTGGCGGCAGCGATGATTTAGAGCAGTTCTTCGCGGCGTAAAACAAAAACGGGATGGGCATGCCCATCCCCTACAACATTACCCAGGGGGCGGACTTGCCCGACCCACAGCGCGATTAAGCCAGACGCTGCTTCGCTTCGGTAATCGCGGCTGCTACCTGATGCGGAGAAACGCCGCCTTTCGCGTTACGTTTATCCAGGCAGGATTGCAGCGCAAGAATCGGATACACATCCTCGCCAATCACACTGCTGAACTTCTGCAAATCAGATAACTTCAGTGCTTCCAGCGCCACGCCCTGCTTGATAGCTTCAACTACCGTTTCGCCAACAATATGGTGCGCTTCACGGAAAGGTACACCTTTAGCTACCAGATAGTCCGCCAGTTCGGTGGAGTTAGCATATCCTTGTTCGGCGGCCTCCTGGCAACGCGGGCGTTTCACCTGAATACCATCCAGCACCAGCGCCGCCATATGCAGGCAGTCAGACCAGGTATCGAGTGCGTCAAACAGCCCCTCTTTGTCTTCCTGCATATCTTTGTTGTAGGCCAGCGGCAGCCCTTTCAGCGTCATGCTCATCGCGGTTAAAGCACCCTGCACACGACCAGCTTTGCCACGGATCAGCTCCAGCGCATCCGGGTTTTTCTTCTGTGGCATCAGAGATGAACCTGAAGTGACCTTATCAGACAGCTCGACAAAACCGGATTCGCCAGTGTTGAAGAAGATCAGATCTTCAGCGAAGCGCGACAGGTGAATCATGCCGATTGAGGCATCAGACAGCAGCTCCAGCACGTGGTCGCGGTCTGAAACGGTATCGAGGCTGTTACGGGTTGCAGAGGCAAAACCTAACCAGCCTGCCAGCTGCTCACGATCGATCTCATAGGCTGTTCCCGCCAGCGCCCCGCAGCCAAGCGGACTGACATCAAGGCGCTTCAGCGTATCCTGCAGGCGGCTTTCATCACGCGCCAGCATCTCAACGTAGGCCAGGCACCAGTGGGCAAACGTCACCGGCTGGGCGCGTTGCAGGTGGGTATAGCCCGGCATTACCGCATCCTGATTGGCTTCTGCGGTGGCGACCAGCGCCTGCTGGAACTGACGCGTGGCGATCAGCAATTCGCTGACCTGCGCTTTGCACCACAGTTTCAGGTCGGTTGCGACCTGATCATTACGGCTACGGCCAGTATGGAGTTTTTTACCCAGCGCTCCGACCTTATCGATCAGTTTGCCCTCCACCCAGCTGTGAATATCTTCGGCGTCGCTTTCCAGTATTTGCTGTGGATTTGCGCGCACATCTTCCAGTAAAGCATTCAGCGCCACTTCCAGCTGCTGCTGCTCATCGGCGGTTAATACATTGACCGTCACCAGCGCTTTGGACCAGGCAATGGAACCGGTAATATCCTGCTCTGCCAGACGATAGTCGAAGCGCAGTGAGTCATTGAAGAGCTTGAAACGTTGATCTGCTGCCTGCGTAAACCGTCCACCCCAAAGTGCCATGCTCAGTACTCCCTATCAGAAATCTTGTAGGGGCGAGGCGCACCTCGCCCGAAAAAATACTACTTCTTCTCGTTCAGCGCACGGATGCGTGAAGAGAGAGAGAACAGACGGATAAAGCCGCCTGCATGACGGTGATCGTACACTTCATCTTCACCGAAGGTCGCGAACTCTTCAGAGTACAGGCTGTTAGCAGATTTTTTCTGAATCGCCGTTACCTGGCCTTTATACAGTTGCAGAACCACTTCACCATTCACTTCTTCTGCCAGTGCTGCGGCAGAGGCCTGAATAGATTTACGCAGCGGCGCGAACCAGCGACCATCGTAAACCACGTAGGACATTTCCAGACCCAGCTGCTCACGCCATTTGAAGCTATCGCGATCCAGCACCAGTTGCTCAACGGCACGCAGCGCATTCACCATGATGGTGCCGCCAGGGGTTTCATAGCAGCCACGGGACTTGATACCGACCAGACGGTTTTCCACGATGTCGATACGGCCAACGCCGTGACGGGCACCGATAGCATTCAGTTTGTCCAGGCAGCCAAACGGGCTTAACGCTTCGCCATTGACGGCAACAACGCGGCCTTTCTCAACGGAAACGGTCACCTGCTCAGGCTGATCTGGTGCTTCCAGCGGATCAACGGTCCACACCCAGCAATCTTTGTTCGGTGCGTTCCACGGGCTTTCCAGCACGCCGCCTTCGGTGGAGATATGCCATGCATTTTCATCACGGCTGTAAATTTTTTCCAGCGACGCAGTAGTCGGGATATTACGTTCTTTCAGGTAATCCAGCAGAGCTTCACGGGAACGCAGGTTCCACTCACGCCATGGCGCAACCACTTTCAACTGTGGTGCCAGCGCGGTGTAGGTGGTTTCGAAACGCACCTGGTCATTACCTTTACCGGTCGCGCCGTGGCACAGCGCATCTGCGCCCACTTTAAGGGCCAGTTCAACCTGAGCTTTTGCGATAATCGGGCGCGCCATAGACGTTCCCAGCAGATAGGTGCCTTCATACAGGGCACCGGTTTGCAGCACCGGATAAACGTACTCGCTGATGAACTCTTCACGCAGATCCACCACATGACACTCTGACGCACCAGATTGCAGCGCTTTCTGCTCAACGCCTTCCAGATCGCCGCGCTCCTGGCCGATGTCCGCCACGAATGCCACGACTTCACAGCCGCCGTAGTTCTCTTTCAGCCATGGAATGATGGCCGAAGTATCCAGACCGCCGGAGTAAGCCAGTACGATTTTTTTGATGCTCTTATCTTGCATTGTCTTTTCCTTGAACTTCCCTTCATCTTCCGGGAAAGGTTTATAGTTAAGCGAGGATACGGGTGCCAATGGACACGCCGTTAAACAGGGCTGGCAGCTGTTCCGCATGGCGCCAGCTGGCAATATCAACCGGACGGCCCAGAGTACGGGCAGCGTCCAGTGCAGCGTTTACTTTAACGATCATACCGTCGGTGATCACACCGTCAGCGATCAGCTGTTCTGCTTTTTCTGCCGTCATTTCAGCGATACGCTGCTTATTAGCGTCAAGAATACCGCTAACGTCAGAGAGCAGAATCAGATCTGCGCCCAGAGTAGCTGCCAGTGCCGTCGCTGCCTGATCGGCATTCACGTTCATCAGCAGGCCATCCTGAGTAATACCAATTGAGCTGACTACCGGCAGATAACCCGCCTCCAGCAGCGTGGAGATCAGCCGTGGAGAGCCTGGCGTTGCCAGACCAACGTGGCCAAGCTCATCATCAAACTGCGCCACATTGACGCTGCCGCCGTCACCAAGACAGAGGCCCACAGCATCAATGCCATGTTTTTTCGACCAGGCCAGCAGGGTTTTGTTCGCCGTACCAGCCAGCGCACCGGTAATAATGTCAATCTGATCGGCTGGGGTCACACGCAGGCCGTTTTTCTTCTTCACCGGCAGCGCTAATTTAGTCATCAGCTCATCGACCAGGCAGCCACCACCGTGAACAATCAGCAGCGGACGTTGATGAGCAGCACGATAGGCCACCAGGGCGTCAAACAGCCGCTCCAGCGCTTCTTCGCTGTCCAGCAACACACCACCTAACTTGATAATTAACGGATTCGTCATGAAAGTCACTCGCTCACTATGAGTCATTGCGCTTCAGGGCTGCCAAAACGCCTGTTGAACTGCTACCGTGGAAGACAAAATTATCGGTTTCCATCCGGTCGTCGTTAATGTATTTTTATTCACTATTAATGCATGAATATTGATACTATCCTAACCCAAGGACTGTCAACAGTGAAGACAAAATTACCCCCTTTTATTGAGATTTACCGCCAGTTGATTGCAACGCCATCAATCAGTGCAACCGACAGTGCGCTCGATCAGAGCAATGAAACTTTAATCAATTTACTCGCTGGCTGGTTCCGCGATATCGGCTTCACGGTGGAAGTGCAGCCAGTGCCTGGTACGCGCAATAAATTCAATATGCTGGCGAAGAGCGGTAACGGTGCCGGAGGCCTTCTGCTGGCGGGTCATACTGATACCGTTCCTTTCGATGATGGCCGCTGGACGCGTGATCCCTTTACCCTGACCGAACACGATAACAAGCTATACGGGCTGGGAACGGCTGATATGAAAGGCTTCTTCGCTTTCATTTTAGATACTTTGCGTGATATTGACGTGTCAGCGTTGAAAAAACCGCTCTACATCCTGGCTACCGCTGACGAAGAAACCACTATGGCGGGTGCGAAGTTCTTCTCTGAAACGACCAGCCTGCGCCCGGACTGTGCCATTATCGGCGAGCCAACATCACTGAAACCTGTACGCGCCCATAAAGGCCATATTTCCAATGTCATCCGCATTCAGGGCCAGTCCGGCCACTCCAGCGATCCGGGGCGAGGCGTTAACGCCATTGAACTGATGCATGAGTCGATTACCCAGCTAATGGAGCTGCGCAACACGCTGAAAACGCGCTATCACCACGACGGCTTTGCGATCCCCTACCCTACAATGAACTTCGGCCATATTAACGGCGGTGATGCTGCTAACCGCATCTGCGCCTGCTGTGAACTGCATATGGATATACGCCCACTGCCGGGTCTGACGTTAAGCGATCTCGACGGGCTGCTGAATGAAGCGCTGGCTCCGGTAAGCGCACGCTGGCCTGGCCGACTAACCGTAGGCGAATTGCATCCGCCGATCCCTGGCTACGAGTGCCCGCGTGAACATCAGCTGGTGCAAGTGGTAGAGAAACTGCTGGGAACAGAAACGGAAGTGGTCAACTACTGCACCGAGGCACCATTTATTCAGGAAATCTGCCCGACGCTGGTTTTAGGCCCGGGATCAATCGATCAGGCGCACCAGCCGGATGAATTTATCGACACGGCATTTATCAAGCCAACCAGAGAGCTGATCGCCCAGGTGGTGCACCATTTTTGCCATCACTAAGTGAAAAGAAGAGGTAATAGGCAGTGAAAACAGCCGATTATCTCTGATTTCGATTATTCGGGATGATAAGAATAACTTATCTCACTCCGGGGTTGTTAAATTTCATAAATTCCCGCCACTTAGCGCCACGATGCGGGAAATTTAAGTCAATTGACGAATGGTTGTTAACGTGGCTAGATAAAAGGCTGAGTTATGCCCACAAGGGTTATTTATAGCCAAAAATAGTTGGAGTTGCAGCAGGGCGGCAAAAGAACGAGTTCCGATGAGCTTGCATAAGTAAGTGATTCGAGTGAGTGAGAGCAGTCAACGTAGTTGCAGCTTCAAAGATGACGGATATTAAAGTTACAAATACTAGAAGGGTGTCAGGGATCATATGAACGAACAATATTCCGCAATGCGAAGTAATGTAAGTATGCTCGGCAAACTGCTCGGGGATACTATCAAGGATGCACTGGGAGAGAACATCCTGGACCAGGTAGAAACCATCCGTAAGCTCTCCAAGTCATCACGTGCGGGAAATGATGCCCACCGTCAGGAATTGCTGACCACGCTGCAAAATTTGTCCAATGATGAACTGTTGCCGGTTGCCCGTGCATTCAGCCAGTTTTTGAATCTGACGAACGTGGCCGAGCAGTACCACACCATTTCACCAAAAGGTGAAGGTGCTAACCATCCCGAGTTGCTGGCCAAGACGTTTGAACGACTGAAACAGCAGCCGAATCTGACCGAAGCTGACATACGTAACGCCATTGAATCCCTGTCGCTTGAACTCGTTCTGACCGCGCACCCAACTGAAATCACTCGCCGTACACTGATCCACAAACTGGTGGAA carries:
- the argB gene encoding acetylglutamate kinase, with the translated sequence MTNPLIIKLGGVLLDSEEALERLFDALVAYRAAHQRPLLIVHGGGCLVDELMTKLALPVKKKNGLRVTPADQIDIITGALAGTANKTLLAWSKKHGIDAVGLCLGDGGSVNVAQFDDELGHVGLATPGSPRLISTLLEAGYLPVVSSIGITQDGLLMNVNADQAATALAATLGADLILLSDVSGILDANKQRIAEMTAEKAEQLIADGVITDGMIVKVNAALDAARTLGRPVDIASWRHAEQLPALFNGVSIGTRILA
- the argH gene encoding argininosuccinate lyase, coding for MALWGGRFTQAADQRFKLFNDSLRFDYRLAEQDITGSIAWSKALVTVNVLTADEQQQLEVALNALLEDVRANPQQILESDAEDIHSWVEGKLIDKVGALGKKLHTGRSRNDQVATDLKLWCKAQVSELLIATRQFQQALVATAEANQDAVMPGYTHLQRAQPVTFAHWCLAYVEMLARDESRLQDTLKRLDVSPLGCGALAGTAYEIDREQLAGWLGFASATRNSLDTVSDRDHVLELLSDASIGMIHLSRFAEDLIFFNTGESGFVELSDKVTSGSSLMPQKKNPDALELIRGKAGRVQGALTAMSMTLKGLPLAYNKDMQEDKEGLFDALDTWSDCLHMAALVLDGIQVKRPRCQEAAEQGYANSTELADYLVAKGVPFREAHHIVGETVVEAIKQGVALEALKLSDLQKFSSVIGEDVYPILALQSCLDKRNAKGGVSPHQVAAAITEAKQRLA
- the oxyR gene encoding DNA-binding transcriptional regulator OxyR translates to MNIRDLEYLVSLAEHRHFRRAADACHVSQPTLSGQIRKLEDELGVMLLERTSRKVLFTQAGLLLVDQARTVLREVKVLKEMASQQGEAMSGPLHIGLIPTVGPYLLPQIIPTLHQTFPKLEMYLHEAQTQQLLAQLDSGKLDCAILALVKESEAFIEVPLFDEPMKLAIYADHPWHDRDRVPMSDLAGEKLLMLEDGHCLRDQAMGFCFQAGADEDTHFRATSLETLRNMVAAGSGITLLPSLAVPNERVRDGVCYLPCYKPVPQRTIALVYRPGSPLRGRYEQLAEAIREHMRVVMDRLKEPV
- the argE gene encoding acetylornithine deacetylase, with the protein product MKTKLPPFIEIYRQLIATPSISATDSALDQSNETLINLLAGWFRDIGFTVEVQPVPGTRNKFNMLAKSGNGAGGLLLAGHTDTVPFDDGRWTRDPFTLTEHDNKLYGLGTADMKGFFAFILDTLRDIDVSALKKPLYILATADEETTMAGAKFFSETTSLRPDCAIIGEPTSLKPVRAHKGHISNVIRIQGQSGHSSDPGRGVNAIELMHESITQLMELRNTLKTRYHHDGFAIPYPTMNFGHINGGDAANRICACCELHMDIRPLPGLTLSDLDGLLNEALAPVSARWPGRLTVGELHPPIPGYECPREHQLVQVVEKLLGTETEVVNYCTEAPFIQEICPTLVLGPGSIDQAHQPDEFIDTAFIKPTRELIAQVVHHFCHH
- a CDS encoding argininosuccinate synthase, which gives rise to MQDKSIKKIVLAYSGGLDTSAIIPWLKENYGGCEVVAFVADIGQERGDLEGVEQKALQSGASECHVVDLREEFISEYVYPVLQTGALYEGTYLLGTSMARPIIAKAQVELALKVGADALCHGATGKGNDQVRFETTYTALAPQLKVVAPWREWNLRSREALLDYLKERNIPTTASLEKIYSRDENAWHISTEGGVLESPWNAPNKDCWVWTVDPLEAPDQPEQVTVSVEKGRVVAVNGEALSPFGCLDKLNAIGARHGVGRIDIVENRLVGIKSRGCYETPGGTIMVNALRAVEQLVLDRDSFKWREQLGLEMSYVVYDGRWFAPLRKSIQASAAALAEEVNGEVVLQLYKGQVTAIQKKSANSLYSEEFATFGEDEVYDHRHAGGFIRLFSLSSRIRALNEKK
- a CDS encoding glutathione peroxidase, producing the protein MFASQEGKSVPQVTFHTRQGDSWVDVTTDELFKDKTVIVFSLPGAFTPTCSSSHLPRYNELADVFKKHGVDSILCVSVNDTFVMNAWKADQHAGHITFIPDGNGEFTRGMEMLVEKADLGFGPRSWRYSMLVRNGVVEKMFVEPNKPGDPFEVSDADTMLRYVAPEFKVQESVSLFTKPGCTFCAKAKQMLLDRGIKFEEIVLGQDATTVSLRAMTGRATVPQVFIGGRHIGGSDDLEQFFAA